From Canis lupus baileyi chromosome 16, mCanLup2.hap1, whole genome shotgun sequence, a single genomic window includes:
- the SOX9 gene encoding transcription factor SOX-9 encodes MNLLDPFMKMTDEQEKGLSGAPSPTMSEDSAGSPCPSGSGSDTENTRPQENTFPKGEPDLKKESEEDKFPVCIREAVSQVLKGYDWTLVPMPVRVNGSSKNKPHVKRPMNAFMVWAQAARRKLADQYPHLHNAELSKTLGKLWRLLNESEKRPFVEEAERLRVQHKKDHPDYKYQPRRRKSVKNGQAEAEEATEQTHISPNAIFKALQADSPHSSSGMSEVHSPGEHSGQSQGPPTPPTTPKTDVQPGKADLKREGRPLPEGGRQPPIDFRDVDIGELSSDVISNIETFDVNEFDQYLPPNGHPGVPATHGQVTYTGSYGISSTAATPAGAGHVWMSKQQAPPPPPPPPQQPPQAPPQPPQAPPQAPQAPPQPQPAPPQPQAAHTLTPLSSEPGQAQRTHIKTEQLSPSHYSEQQQHSPQQIAYSPFSLPHYSPSYPPITRSQYDYTDHQNSGSYYSHAAGQGSSLYSTFTYMNPAQRPMYTPIADTSGVPSIPQTHSPQHWEQPVYTQLTRP; translated from the exons ATGAATCTCCTGGACCCCTTCATGAAGATGACCGACGAGCAGGAGAAGGGCCTGTCCggcgcccccagccccaccatgTCCGAGGACTCGGCGGGCTCGCCCTGCCCTTCGGGCTCCGGCTCGGACACCGAGAACACGCGGCCCCAGGAGAACACGTTCCCCAAGGGCGAGCCGGACCTGAAGAAGGAGAGCGAGGAGGACAAGTTCCCCGTGTGCATCCGCGAGGCCGTCAGCCAGGTGCTCAAGGGCTACGACTGGACGCTGGTGCCCATGCCCGTGCGCGTCAACGGCTCGAGCAAGAACAAGCCGCACGTCAAGCGGCCCATGAACGCCTTCATGGTGTGGGCGCAGGCGGCGCGCAGGAAGCTCGCCGACCAGTACCCGCACCTGCACAACGCCGAGCTCAGCAAGACGCTGGGCAAGCTCTGGAG ACTGCTGAACGAGAGCGAGAAGCGGCCCTTCGTGGAGGAGGCGGAGCGGCTGCGCGTGCAGCACAAGAAAGACCACCCGGATTACAAGTACCAGCCGCGGCGGAGGAAGTCGGTGAAGAACGGCCAGGCGGAGGCCGAGGAGGCCACCGAGCAGACGCACATCTCCCCCAACGCCATCTTCAAGGCGCTGCAGGCCGACTCGCCGCACTCCTCCTCCGGCATGAGCGAGGTGCACTCCCCCGGCGAGCACTCGG GGCAATCCCAGGGCCCGCCGACGCCCCCCACCACCCCGAAAACCGACGTGCAGCCGGGCAAGGCTGACCTGAAGCGCGAGGGCCGCCCCCTGCCCGAGGGGGGCCGACAGCCCCCCATCGACTTCCGCGACGTGGACATCGGGGAGCTGAGCAGCGACGTCATCTCCAACATAGAGACCTTCGACGTCAACGAATTCGACCAGTACCTGCCGCCCAACGGGCACCCCGGGGTGCCGGCCACGCACGGCCAGGTCACCTACACGGGCAGCTACGGCATCAGCAGCACCGCGGCCACCCCGGCGGGCGCGGGCCACGTGTGGATGTCCAAGCAgcaggcgccgccgccgccgccgccgcccccgcagcAGCCCCCGCAggcgcccccgcagcccccgcaggcgcccccgcaggccccgcaggcGCCCCCGCAGCCGCAGCCCGCGCCCCCGCAGCCGCAGGCGGCGCACACGCTGACCCCGCTGAGCAGCGAGCCGGGCCAGGCCCAGCGAACGCACATCAAGACGGAGCAGCTGAGCCCCAGCCACTACAGCGAGCAGCAGCAGCACTCGCCGCAGCAGATCGCCTACAGCCCCTTCAGCCTCCCGCACTACAGCCCGTCCTACCCGCCCATCACCCGCTCGCAGTACGACTACACTGACCACCAGAACTCCGGCTCCTACTACAGCCACGCGGCGGGCCAGGGCTCCAGCCTCTACTCCACCTTCACCTACATGAACCCCGCGCAGAGGCCCATGTACACCCCCATCGCCGACACCTCCGGGGTCCCCTCCATCCCGCAGACGCACAGCCCCCAGCACTGGGAACAGCCTGTCTACACACAGCTCACCAGGCCTTGA